One Brassica napus cultivar Da-Ae chromosome C4, Da-Ae, whole genome shotgun sequence genomic region harbors:
- the LOC106376375 gene encoding UDP-glucuronic acid decarboxylase 2-like codes for MASELINRRHEADQPAADAYYPRPTKPWLSATRPMRYMLREQRLMFVVVGIAIATLAFTIFPRSTRSISYSDPFSGYGIKPEESYVPAQRRPSIEYTSRIGSTGGKIPLGLKRKGLRVVVTGGAGFVGSHLVDRLMERGDTVIVVDNFFTGSKENVMHHFGNPNFELIRHDVVEPILLEVDQIYHLACPASPVHYKFNPVKTIKTNVVGTLNMLGLAKRVGARFLLTSTSEVYGDPLQHPQVETYWGNVNPIGVRSCYDEGKRTAETLAMDYHRGANVEVRIARIFNTYGPRMCIDDGRVVSNFVAQALRKEPLTVYGDGKQTRSFQFVSDLVEGLMRLMEGEHVGPFNLGNPGEFTMLELAKVVQETIDPNANIEFRPNTEDDPHKRKPDITKAKELLGWEPKVSLRQGLPLMVKDFRQRVFGDLKEGSSATATTTKTTSA; via the exons ATGGCGAGCGAGCTGATCAACCGGCGACACGAGGCGGATCAACCCGCCGCCGATGCGTACTACCCGAGACCTACCAAACCGTGGCTCTCCGCCACCCGCCCGATGCGTTACATGCTGCGCGAACAGAGACTCATGTTCGTCGTCGTCGGAATCGCAATCGCGACATTAGCGTTCACAATCTTCCCTCGCTCCACCCGATCCATCTCTTATTCCGATCCGTTCTCCGGCTACGGAATCAAACCCGAGGAGTCGTACGTTCCGGCCCAGAGGAGGCCCAGCATTGAGTACACGAGCCGGATCGGGTCAACGGGCGGGAAAATCCCGCTCGGATTGAAACGCAAGGGGCTGAGAGTCGTGGTCACCGGCGGCGCGGGGTTCGTGGGGTCGCATCTGGTGGATCGGTTGATGGAGAGAGGAGACACGGTGATCGtcgtggataacttcttcacgggGAGTAAAGAGAACGTGATGCATCATTTCGGTAACCCTAACTTCGAGCTCATACGCCACGATGTGGTGGAGCCGATTCTTCTTGAGGTGGATCAGATCTATCATTTGGCTTGCCCTGCTTCCCCTGTTCACTACAAGTTCAATCCCGTCAAGACTATC AAGACGAATGTGGTTGGGACGTTGAACATGCTTGGTTTGGCGAAGAGAGTCGGTGCTAGGTTTCTCCTGACGAGTACTAGTGAGGTTTACGGTGATCCTCTTCAGCATCCTCAGGTCGAGACTTACTGGGGCAACGTTAATCCCATCG GTGTTCGTAGTTGCTACGACGAAGGAAAGCGTACGGCAGAGACGTTGGCCATGGACTATCACCGTGGAGCCAATGTTGAG GTCAGGATTGCTAGGATCTTCAACACCTACGGTCCAAGAATGTGTATAGATGATGGACGTGTTGTCAGCAACTTTGTTGCGCAG GCACTAAGGAAAGAACCGTTGACTGTTTATGGTGATGGGAAGCAGACACGAAGTTTCCAGTTTGTTTCTGATCTG GTCGAAGGTTTGATGAGATTGATGGAAGGAGAACATGTCGGGCCATTTAACCTTGGGAACCCTGGTGAATTCACCATGCTCGAGCTTGCTAAG GTGGTTCAAGAGACTATAGATCCAAACGCAAACATAGAGTTCAGACCAAACACAGAAGACGACCCTCACAAGAGAAAGCCTGACATCACAAAGGCCAAAGAGCTTTTAGGATGGGAACCAAAGGTGTCTCTTCGTCAGGGACTCCCTCTCATGGTCAAAGACTTCCGTCAACGTGTATTTGGTGACCTGAAGGAAGGCTCCTCCGCGACTGCAACAACCACCAAAACAACCTCAGCTTGA
- the LOC106374585 gene encoding mitochondrial zinc maintenance protein 1, mitochondrial-like, with the protein MVSREALIAYRALLRATRKSFAGDTEMLKASASEIRKKFEENRHVASDSDIPRLLEEAREATEFISTMIVQAKLNERGGYEVKASQEHAGATLELPTEEMLRKKSV; encoded by the exons ATGGTGAGCAGAGAAGCGTTGATCGCATACAGAGCTCTGCTCAGGGCTACAAGGAAATCATTCGCCGGAGATACCGAGATGCTCAAGGCTTCGGCTTCCGAGATCCGTAAGAAGTTCGAAGAGAATCGCCACGTGGCTTCCGATTCCGACATCCCACGCCTACTCGAAGAAGCGCGTGAGGCGACTGAATTCATCTCCACCATGATCGTTCAGGCCAAACTCAACGAACGCGGCGGATACG AGGTGAAAGCAAGTCAGGAACACGCGGGAGCGACTTTGGAGCTTCCGACAGAGGAGATGCTTCGGAAAAAATCTGTATGA
- the LOC106374587 gene encoding protein SRC2 homolog: protein METTRSIEINVTSAKGLEKVSKMDVFVAVKLSGDPKCSDHREQRTQVARDSGTSPRWVDGVMKFTIDQTLAEANRLVLTFKIKCEQRGGGGDKDIGEVHVPVKELLDHLGNDKAGQRYVTYKIKKANGKQGGDISFTYSFTGPVTATSGVGCSRYIAHEPVRPPAATYRPVSNGPVLSQLLPSVGSFSYGHVPSHQPPVYPPQAQPEIPPPACFPGLYPPHGYPMSYTPERPPTLYTSIFPGLPCPPEGYPTQPALYPPMNPYRF, encoded by the coding sequence ATGGAGACGACGAGATCTATTGAAATAAATGTCACGTCAGCAAAAGGGCTTGAGAAAGTCTCTAAGATGGATGTTTTCGTGGCTGTCAAGTTATCCGGCGATCCCAAATGCTCCGACCACCGTGAGCAGCGGACACAAGTGGCTAGAGACAGTGGAACAAGCCCCAGGTGGGTCGACGGCGTAATGAAATTCACCATCGACCAAACTTTAGCTGAGGCCAACCGGCTTGTGCTAACATTCAAGATCAAATGCGAGCAACGTGGAGGAGGAGGTGATAAAGACATTGGCGAGGTTCACGTTCCGGTGAAAGAGCTTTTGGATCATCTCGGAAACGATAAGGCCGGTCAAAGATACGTCACGTATAAGATCAAGAAGGCTAACGGAAAACAAGGAGGCGATATCAGTTTCACTTATTCCTTCACCGGTCCGGTGACTGCTACGAGCGGTGTGGGATGCTCACGGTACATAGCTCATGAGCCGGTGCGTCCCCCTGCAGCTACGTACCGGCCAGTTTCGAATGGACCCGTGTTGAGTCAGTTGCTTCCAAGCGTTGGATCGTTTAGCTATGGTCACGTTCCTTCTCATCAGCCACCGGTTTATCCACCACAGGCTCAGCCGGAGATTCCGCCTCCGGCATGTTTCCCCGGCTTGTATCCACCTCATGGCTATCCGATGAGTTACACACCGGAAAGGCCACCGACATTGTATACATCTATATTTCCTGGCTTACCATGTCCACCTGAAGGCTATCCTACACAACCGGCACTATATCCACCCATGAATCCTTACAGATTTTAA